The Planococcus versutus genome contains a region encoding:
- a CDS encoding NfeD family protein, giving the protein MSKVKVCLGFVLLLLSFLLMLPAIQADTSTVYVIPIEDEVERGLQSFIERGIQEAEDASAEAIIFEIDTPGGFVNAADGIARLLDKTSVTTIAFINQDALSAGAFLALHNSEIYMHPNGRIGAAQVINQSGNAAADKANSAWLSSMKSAAQTAKRNPQYALAMADTSIDLPEVGAAKGKLLTLNAEEAKKVGYSEGTVSSLDELLVLKGYEDATIVTVDETFSESLARFLTNPIVVPILLSIAALGLLLELFTPGVGVPGFIGLSFLLLFFYGHLVAGLAGYESIILLVIGFALLMAEFVIPGGVVGLLGVAAILGSVLLAGGDLKTTAIAVLIAMIVATVGMVIVVKFFGKRLDLFKRIILTDSTDTKSGYVSTTNRPELVGKIAQTVTALRPSGTIKLEDERIDAVSEGRFIDNGKDVKIIKVEGSRIVVRELEKQEEE; this is encoded by the coding sequence TTGAGCAAAGTCAAAGTCTGTTTAGGTTTTGTACTGTTGCTGTTATCCTTTTTGCTCATGCTTCCGGCAATCCAAGCAGATACTTCGACAGTGTATGTGATTCCTATCGAAGATGAAGTTGAAAGAGGATTGCAATCTTTTATTGAACGAGGAATTCAAGAAGCAGAAGACGCATCCGCCGAAGCCATTATATTTGAAATCGATACACCAGGTGGATTTGTCAACGCAGCAGATGGTATTGCACGTCTATTGGATAAAACATCAGTGACAACGATAGCCTTTATCAATCAAGATGCTTTGTCTGCTGGTGCATTTCTCGCATTGCACAACAGCGAAATTTATATGCATCCAAATGGACGCATTGGAGCAGCACAAGTAATAAACCAATCCGGAAACGCAGCAGCTGACAAAGCCAATAGCGCATGGCTATCTTCTATGAAAAGTGCTGCTCAAACAGCCAAACGTAATCCTCAATATGCTTTAGCGATGGCGGATACTTCAATAGATCTGCCAGAAGTAGGAGCTGCCAAAGGGAAATTATTAACTTTAAATGCTGAAGAAGCTAAAAAGGTCGGTTACTCTGAAGGAACAGTTTCTTCTTTGGATGAGCTTCTTGTGTTAAAGGGCTATGAAGACGCGACCATTGTGACTGTCGACGAGACATTTTCAGAAAGTTTGGCTCGATTTTTAACCAATCCGATAGTTGTGCCAATTCTTCTGTCAATCGCAGCTTTGGGGTTGCTGCTTGAGTTGTTTACACCAGGAGTTGGTGTTCCGGGATTTATCGGACTTTCATTTTTGCTGCTGTTTTTTTACGGTCATTTAGTGGCGGGTCTAGCGGGATACGAATCTATTATTTTGCTAGTCATCGGATTCGCATTGTTGATGGCGGAATTTGTTATACCGGGTGGTGTAGTAGGGCTCTTGGGCGTTGCAGCGATTCTCGGTAGTGTTTTATTGGCGGGAGGAGACTTGAAAACCACCGCCATAGCAGTGCTTATTGCAATGATAGTAGCAACAGTAGGGATGGTGATTGTAGTGAAATTCTTTGGCAAGCGACTTGATTTATTTAAACGAATTATTTTGACAGATTCCACTGATACAAAAAGTGGGTATGTTTCAACTACCAATCGTCCGGAACTTGTCGGCAAAATTGCTCAGACAGTCACGGCGCTTCGCCCATCGGGTACCATTAAGTTAGAAGATGAGCGAATCGACGCTGTTTCTGAAGGAAGGTTTATCGACAATGGGAAAGATGTTAAGATAATCAAGGTAGAAGGTTCGCGTATTGTAGTTCGCGAGCTTGAAAAACAAGAGGAGGAATAG
- a CDS encoding diacylglycerol kinase family protein, with translation MKTRKFFRSFRFAAEGIGIALKREQNIRFHVASAIIVSLAGWVTGLSQIEWFIVILLIGGMIALELVNSAIERVVDLATTEIQPLAKQAKDMAAGAVLVFATASVIIGLIIFLPKWV, from the coding sequence ATGAAGACGCGTAAATTTTTTCGCTCATTTCGATTTGCTGCTGAAGGAATAGGAATTGCTTTAAAGCGAGAACAAAATATTAGATTCCATGTTGCGTCAGCAATTATTGTAAGCCTTGCAGGATGGGTTACAGGTTTATCTCAAATAGAATGGTTTATTGTTATTTTATTAATCGGCGGTATGATTGCTTTAGAGCTAGTTAATTCAGCCATTGAACGTGTTGTAGATTTAGCAACCACTGAAATTCAGCCACTTGCAAAGCAGGCAAAAGATATGGCAGCAGGCGCTGTTTTGGTATTTGCAACGGCAAGTGTTATAATTGGATTAATCATATTTCTACCCAAATGGGTTTAA
- a CDS encoding cytidine deaminase produces the protein MEKEQLLKQAIEARGNAYVPYSKFPVGAALLTANGKVYLGCNIENAGYSLANCAERTAMFKAVSEGEKDFVALAVSADTPGPVSPCGACRQVLAEFCAPDMPVYLTNLKGDVQETTISELLPGAFTTEDLNYAARQ, from the coding sequence ATGGAAAAAGAACAATTATTGAAGCAAGCAATAGAAGCACGTGGAAATGCGTATGTGCCCTATTCAAAATTTCCTGTTGGAGCAGCATTACTAACAGCTAATGGTAAAGTCTATCTCGGTTGCAATATAGAAAATGCAGGCTACTCGCTCGCAAATTGTGCAGAGCGCACAGCCATGTTTAAAGCAGTCTCTGAAGGTGAAAAAGATTTTGTGGCGTTGGCAGTATCAGCCGATACTCCAGGACCTGTATCGCCTTGTGGAGCGTGTAGACAAGTGTTAGCAGAATTTTGTGCACCAGACATGCCTGTATACTTAACAAACTTAAAAGGGGACGTGCAGGAAACGACAATCAGCGAATTGCTTCCCGGCGCATTTACAACGGAGGATTTAAACTATGCAGCCAGACAATGA
- the deoC gene encoding deoxyribose-phosphate aldolase: protein MTNIATTIDHTLLKPESTESQVVQLCKEAAEYKFASVCINPTWVETAVAQLANSEVKVCTVIGFPLGASTLETKAFETTDAISKGASEIDMVINISALKSGNTALVKKDIEAVVNAAKGKAIVKVILETCLLTNEEKETASRLSKEAGADFVKTSTGFSTGGATIEDVKLMRKTVGDELGVKASGGIRSLEDVEAMIEAGATRIGASSGVKIMQGLSSDSDY, encoded by the coding sequence ATGACGAACATAGCAACAACTATTGACCACACGCTATTAAAACCTGAATCAACAGAAAGTCAAGTTGTTCAACTTTGTAAAGAAGCAGCCGAATACAAATTTGCTTCTGTTTGCATAAATCCTACTTGGGTTGAAACGGCTGTAGCACAATTAGCAAACAGCGAAGTAAAAGTTTGCACAGTAATTGGATTCCCATTAGGCGCATCAACTTTAGAAACAAAAGCATTTGAAACGACAGATGCAATTTCAAAAGGTGCTAGTGAAATTGATATGGTAATCAACATTAGCGCATTAAAAAGTGGTAACACAGCGCTTGTTAAGAAAGACATTGAAGCAGTTGTCAATGCGGCAAAAGGCAAAGCAATCGTCAAAGTAATTTTAGAAACGTGCTTGCTGACAAACGAAGAAAAAGAAACGGCTTCACGTTTATCAAAAGAAGCTGGAGCTGATTTTGTTAAAACTTCTACTGGATTTTCAACTGGCGGAGCTACTATTGAAGATGTAAAACTAATGCGCAAAACTGTTGGTGACGAGTTAGGTGTCAAAGCTTCAGGGGGCATTCGTAGTTTAGAAGACGTAGAAGCAATGATCGAAGCAGGAGCTACTCGTATTGGTGCAAGCTCTGGCGTCAAAATTATGCAAGGTCTATCTTCGGATTCTGATTATTAA
- a CDS encoding glycine--tRNA ligase — MSMEDVVALAKHRGFVFPGSEIYGGLANTWDYGPLGVELKNNIKKAWWKKFVQESPYNVGLDAAILMNPKTWVASGHVGNFNDPMIDCKSCKTRHRADKLIEDALDAKGIELIVDGLSFERMAELIQEHDVKCPTCGAKDFTEIRQFNLMFKTFQGVTEASTNEIFLRPETAQGIFVNYKNVQRSMRKKMPFGIAQIGKSFRNEITPGNFTFRTREFEQMELEFFCKPGEDLEWYAYWRDFCKNWLLDLNLTEGNMRLREHDADELSHYSNATVDIEYKFPFGWGELWGIADRTDFDLKRHMEHSGEDFHYIDPTTNERFVPYCIEPSLGADRVTLAFLVDAFTEEALENDEKRTVLKFHPALAPYKAAILPLSKKLAEGATGVFADLAKHFMVDYDESQSIGKRYRRQDEIGTPFCITYDFDSVEDGQVTVRHRDSMEQTRMPIAEVQAYIEKHIQF; from the coding sequence ATGTCAATGGAAGATGTAGTAGCATTAGCAAAACACAGAGGCTTTGTATTCCCAGGCTCTGAAATTTACGGAGGATTAGCGAATACGTGGGATTATGGTCCGCTTGGCGTCGAACTAAAAAACAATATTAAAAAAGCCTGGTGGAAAAAATTTGTTCAAGAGTCTCCTTATAACGTGGGTCTCGATGCTGCGATTTTGATGAACCCGAAAACTTGGGTAGCCTCAGGGCATGTCGGCAACTTTAACGATCCCATGATCGACTGTAAGAGCTGTAAAACTCGTCACCGCGCAGATAAACTAATTGAAGATGCACTCGATGCGAAAGGCATTGAATTAATCGTTGACGGGTTATCATTCGAACGCATGGCAGAATTGATTCAAGAACATGATGTAAAATGTCCAACGTGCGGTGCGAAAGATTTTACAGAAATTCGTCAGTTTAACTTAATGTTTAAAACGTTCCAAGGCGTTACGGAAGCTTCAACAAACGAAATTTTTCTACGTCCAGAAACAGCACAAGGGATTTTTGTTAACTATAAAAATGTTCAACGTTCCATGCGCAAAAAAATGCCTTTTGGAATTGCTCAAATCGGTAAAAGTTTCCGTAACGAAATCACACCAGGTAACTTTACCTTCCGCACGCGTGAGTTCGAACAAATGGAACTTGAGTTTTTCTGCAAACCTGGTGAAGATTTGGAATGGTATGCTTACTGGCGCGATTTCTGTAAAAACTGGTTGTTAGATTTAAACCTAACAGAAGGCAATATGCGCTTGCGTGAACATGACGCAGATGAACTTTCCCATTACTCAAACGCGACAGTTGATATCGAATACAAATTCCCATTCGGCTGGGGCGAACTTTGGGGTATTGCAGATCGTACAGATTTCGACTTAAAACGTCATATGGAACATTCAGGAGAAGATTTCCACTATATCGACCCAACAACAAACGAACGCTTCGTTCCTTATTGCATCGAGCCTTCTCTTGGAGCTGACCGAGTCACATTAGCATTTCTAGTAGATGCGTTCACTGAAGAAGCACTTGAAAACGATGAAAAACGCACAGTTTTAAAATTCCATCCTGCTTTAGCCCCTTACAAAGCAGCTATTCTTCCTTTGTCGAAAAAGTTAGCAGAAGGCGCAACTGGCGTATTCGCTGACCTAGCTAAGCACTTTATGGTCGATTACGACGAGTCACAATCAATTGGTAAACGTTACCGTCGCCAAGACGAAATCGGTACGCCATTCTGTATCACGTACGATTTTGATTCAGTAGAAGACGGTCAAGTAACTGTACGCCACCGTGATTCAATGGAACAAACACGTATGCCGATTGCAGAGGTCCAAGCTTACATCGAAAAACACATCCAGTTTTAA
- the recO gene encoding DNA repair protein RecO, translating to MQSQVEGIVVRTMPYGENNKIVTLFTREAGKITCMARGAKKPVSRLAAITQVFTHGTFSIYKGKGMGTLQAGDPLESLRHIREDIMSTAYASYVTELIDRLTEQDEPQPAIFDILYQALHAIDDGYDPEAITLFVEWKMLQVAGLTPTLHECANCGSTEGEFAFSFQELGFLCHRCFHIDPYIIRLSPALVKLIRTFYFVPIERVGSLTLKKESKSLLKQIVRTIYEEKAGIRLKSRKFLEQLERTPEFLPKKEELPKDE from the coding sequence ATGCAAAGCCAAGTAGAAGGAATTGTCGTTCGCACAATGCCTTATGGTGAAAATAATAAAATTGTCACGTTATTTACAAGAGAAGCAGGGAAAATTACTTGTATGGCAAGAGGAGCAAAAAAACCTGTTAGTCGATTAGCGGCCATTACTCAAGTGTTTACACATGGTACATTTTCGATTTATAAAGGAAAAGGCATGGGTACTTTACAAGCAGGAGACCCGCTCGAATCGCTTCGACATATTCGCGAAGATATCATGTCTACTGCTTATGCAAGTTATGTTACAGAGTTGATTGATCGACTCACTGAACAAGACGAGCCACAACCTGCTATTTTTGACATTTTGTACCAGGCTCTTCACGCGATAGACGACGGTTATGATCCAGAAGCAATTACGCTTTTTGTAGAATGGAAGATGTTGCAAGTGGCTGGCCTTACGCCGACGCTTCACGAATGTGCAAATTGTGGATCGACTGAAGGGGAATTCGCTTTTTCTTTTCAAGAACTTGGTTTTTTATGTCATCGATGTTTTCATATCGATCCATACATCATTCGGTTAAGCCCAGCTTTAGTGAAATTGATTCGTACTTTTTATTTTGTACCAATCGAGCGTGTAGGTTCGTTGACCTTAAAAAAAGAATCTAAAAGCTTGCTTAAACAAATCGTTCGAACTATTTACGAAGAAAAAGCGGGAATTCGTTTAAAGTCACGAAAATTCCTTGAACAATTAGAACGGACACCCGAATTTTTACCGAAAAAAGAAGAGTTGCCAAAAGACGAGTAG
- the ybeY gene encoding rRNA maturation RNase YbeY, which yields MIAIDFMDETETLEQKELDFVRKLLEHAAKKEEVSDSEVSVTFVTDAMIRDINREYRSKDQPTDVISFAMEELGEGETAIVGSTEPRMLGDIVISLDRTKEQANDYGHSFERELGFLAVHGFLHLLGYDHMTAVDEKKMSARQEEILLSLGITRDQHEDA from the coding sequence ATGATAGCTATTGATTTTATGGATGAAACAGAAACGTTAGAACAAAAAGAGCTAGATTTTGTGCGAAAATTATTAGAACATGCTGCCAAAAAAGAAGAAGTCTCTGATTCTGAAGTATCGGTAACATTTGTTACAGATGCAATGATTCGGGATATTAACCGCGAATATAGGAGCAAAGATCAACCGACCGACGTAATATCATTTGCGATGGAGGAATTAGGCGAAGGGGAAACAGCAATTGTTGGCTCAACTGAACCTCGTATGCTTGGAGATATTGTTATTTCGCTTGATCGCACAAAAGAACAAGCGAATGATTATGGTCATTCGTTCGAAAGAGAACTTGGTTTTCTTGCAGTACATGGTTTTTTGCATCTTTTAGGATATGATCACATGACAGCAGTAGACGAAAAAAAAATGTCTGCTCGTCAAGAAGAAATTTTACTGTCACTAGGTATTACACGTGATCAGCATGAAGACGCGTAA
- the era gene encoding GTPase Era has translation MQPDNEGFKSGFISIIGRPNVGKSTFLNRVVGQKIAIMSDKPQTTRNKVQGVVTTTDSQMVFIDTPGINEPRHKLGDFMLKVAKNTFREVDVLLFVASGIDRVGKEDRYVLEMLKGIDVPVFLVINKIDQVHPDNLPKIIESYRNEFDFAEAIPISALEGNNVETLLTKINQRLPEGPQYYPADQITDHPERFIISELIREKALHLTREEIPHSIAVVIEKIAPDSENKEMIRIQATIMVERDSQKGIVIGKKGVLLKQIGTRARQDIENLLGSKVYLELWVKVQKDWRNKAMHLRDFGFREDEY, from the coding sequence ATGCAGCCAGACAATGAAGGATTTAAATCAGGATTTATTTCAATTATCGGACGACCAAACGTTGGTAAATCAACGTTTCTTAACCGAGTAGTGGGCCAGAAAATTGCCATTATGAGCGATAAGCCACAAACAACACGAAATAAAGTTCAAGGTGTTGTCACAACAACTGATAGCCAAATGGTTTTCATTGATACACCGGGTATTAATGAGCCCCGTCACAAACTAGGAGATTTTATGCTAAAAGTAGCCAAAAATACATTCCGCGAAGTGGATGTATTATTATTTGTTGCGAGTGGCATTGATCGTGTTGGAAAAGAAGATCGCTATGTACTTGAAATGCTAAAAGGCATTGATGTGCCTGTATTTTTGGTCATCAATAAAATTGACCAAGTGCATCCTGATAACTTACCCAAAATCATTGAATCTTACCGCAACGAGTTTGATTTTGCAGAAGCGATTCCAATTTCTGCACTAGAAGGCAATAACGTCGAGACTTTATTAACAAAAATCAATCAGCGTCTGCCAGAAGGACCTCAATATTACCCAGCTGATCAAATTACGGATCACCCAGAACGTTTTATCATTTCAGAATTGATTCGTGAAAAAGCATTGCATTTAACACGCGAAGAAATTCCGCATTCTATTGCTGTAGTAATTGAAAAAATTGCTCCTGATTCAGAAAACAAAGAGATGATTCGTATTCAAGCAACCATTATGGTCGAGCGTGATTCTCAAAAAGGTATTGTTATCGGTAAAAAAGGAGTATTGCTTAAACAAATTGGCACACGTGCGCGTCAAGACATCGAAAACTTGCTTGGCTCGAAAGTCTATTTAGAATTATGGGTAAAAGTGCAAAAAGATTGGCGCAACAAAGCGATGCATTTACGTGATTTCGGCTTCAGAGAAGACGAATACTAA
- a CDS encoding HD family phosphohydrolase produces the protein MRQKAQTLFEKLGYRKIMVAGILLTGIILYAFLADSVQSDTYDIQLFQLSTDTIRSEKTVEDPVKTEQEKQRLAEEVTPSYQFMEEFVDNQAALVASLFGYISEVKAIPEKAQAPLTEKEMIEQLREDLRLLETSENGLRLTDDMLKSLLALSDERLLNVEEQLNKTIQSYLTKPIRTEEVARIRTEIEQEIRRNEQIPNDIIQAAVTIGRFGIIATELVNEELTANQLEQVRDSVEPTRILQGQVLVQEGQLIDREVYRQLELAGMTEDQLSYQPLLGLFVFVLIAIGLLLVVITRSHKDDKHKVIELLVVLVTVSISLVLMKLIAEVSENFDMVISFIFPTALTGIIVRLLVNERAAVFVTILVSAAAGMMLPSGYSSSLQVDVAFYILFGGLTAIYLIEQDGSRGRLLQISLAVAGANTLFIAFYLLLGQTQYNWTEIGFYFTAAIVSGLLSGALAIGFLPFFESAFGMLSTMRLIELSNPNHPLLKKILTETPGTYHHSLMVANLADASCEAIGANGLLARVGCYYHDIGKTKYPQYFIENQVNIDNPHDRLPPEKSRDIILAHGIDGARLLKKHKMPKEIIDVAAQHHGTSLLKFFYYKAKELDPTLVEDSYRYQGPKPQTKEIAIICIADSLEAAVRSMKKPTSEKIKKLVDSIVEDKLKDGQFEECDLSLKELKTVKDIMCETLNGIFHSRIEYPKEPQ, from the coding sequence ATGCGTCAAAAAGCGCAAACTCTTTTTGAGAAACTAGGGTATCGAAAAATTATGGTAGCTGGCATTTTGTTGACTGGTATTATTTTATACGCGTTTCTAGCGGACTCAGTCCAAAGTGATACATATGATATACAATTATTTCAATTATCAACTGATACTATTCGTTCTGAAAAAACAGTAGAAGATCCAGTTAAAACCGAGCAAGAAAAACAACGACTCGCGGAAGAAGTCACACCTAGTTATCAATTTATGGAGGAGTTTGTAGATAATCAAGCAGCTTTAGTAGCATCGCTTTTTGGTTACATTTCAGAAGTTAAAGCGATACCTGAAAAAGCACAAGCCCCACTTACTGAAAAAGAAATGATCGAGCAACTGCGAGAAGATTTGCGTTTGCTTGAGACAAGTGAAAATGGATTGCGTTTAACAGACGATATGCTGAAGTCTCTACTAGCTCTTTCTGACGAGCGCCTTTTGAATGTAGAAGAACAGTTAAATAAAACCATTCAATCTTATTTAACTAAACCGATTCGCACCGAAGAAGTAGCGAGAATACGGACAGAAATTGAACAAGAAATTCGGCGTAATGAACAAATACCCAACGATATTATTCAAGCGGCTGTAACGATCGGTCGTTTTGGTATTATTGCAACAGAACTGGTCAATGAAGAATTAACTGCCAACCAACTAGAACAAGTGCGCGATAGTGTCGAACCCACGCGTATCTTGCAAGGACAAGTACTTGTTCAAGAAGGTCAGTTGATTGACCGAGAAGTGTACCGACAATTAGAATTAGCAGGAATGACAGAAGACCAGCTTAGTTACCAACCGTTACTTGGCTTGTTCGTATTTGTGCTAATTGCAATAGGACTGTTATTGGTAGTGATTACTCGATCACATAAAGACGATAAACATAAAGTAATAGAACTACTGGTCGTATTAGTAACGGTCAGTATTTCACTCGTCTTGATGAAATTGATTGCTGAAGTTAGTGAGAATTTTGATATGGTTATCTCTTTTATTTTTCCCACAGCTTTAACTGGAATAATCGTTCGTTTGTTAGTCAACGAACGCGCAGCTGTTTTTGTGACAATTTTAGTCAGTGCAGCAGCAGGTATGATGTTACCAAGTGGTTATTCGTCATCGTTACAAGTTGATGTTGCTTTTTACATTTTGTTTGGTGGATTAACGGCAATTTACTTGATCGAACAAGATGGAAGTCGTGGGCGTCTGTTGCAAATTAGTTTAGCTGTAGCTGGAGCGAACACATTATTTATCGCTTTTTATCTATTGCTTGGACAAACACAGTATAATTGGACGGAAATTGGATTTTACTTTACAGCAGCTATTGTATCAGGGCTTTTATCAGGAGCACTGGCAATTGGTTTCTTGCCATTTTTTGAGTCAGCATTTGGTATGTTGTCGACTATGCGCTTGATTGAGTTATCTAATCCGAACCATCCTTTACTTAAGAAAATACTTACGGAGACACCTGGTACGTATCATCATAGTTTGATGGTTGCCAATCTAGCTGATGCTTCGTGTGAAGCGATTGGAGCAAATGGACTTTTGGCAAGAGTCGGATGTTATTATCACGATATTGGCAAAACTAAGTATCCACAATACTTCATCGAAAACCAAGTGAATATTGACAATCCACACGATCGCTTGCCACCAGAAAAAAGTCGAGATATTATTTTAGCGCATGGTATAGATGGTGCCCGGCTGTTGAAAAAGCACAAAATGCCAAAAGAAATTATTGATGTCGCCGCACAACATCATGGCACCAGCTTATTGAAGTTCTTTTATTATAAAGCAAAAGAACTCGATCCAACTCTCGTTGAGGATTCTTATCGTTACCAAGGTCCAAAGCCGCAAACAAAAGAAATTGCGATTATTTGTATAGCAGACAGTTTAGAGGCAGCTGTACGTTCGATGAAAAAACCAACATCAGAAAAGATAAAAAAATTGGTCGATTCGATTGTAGAGGATAAACTAAAAGATGGACAATTTGAAGAATGTGACTTATCGCTAAAAGAACTAAAGACCGTCAAAGACATTATGTGTGAAACGTTGAATGGTATTTTCCATTCTCGTATTGAATACCCAAAAGAGCCACAATGA
- the rpsU gene encoding 30S ribosomal protein S21, with the protein MSKTTVRKNESIEDALRRFKRTVSKSGTMQEVRKREYYDKPSVKRKLKSEAARKRKF; encoded by the coding sequence ATGTCAAAAACTACAGTTCGTAAAAACGAATCGATTGAAGATGCTCTTCGCCGCTTCAAACGCACTGTTTCTAAATCTGGAACAATGCAAGAGGTAAGAAAGCGCGAGTACTATGATAAGCCGAGCGTGAAACGTAAACTAAAATCAGAAGCTGCGCGTAAACGTAAATTTTAA
- a CDS encoding PhoH family protein yields the protein MTENNLLELHVKDPNEAVQLLGISDNHLTLIEEAFDIQIITRGDVIKLSGFEEGKQMGKLLIEQLLQVIRKKINIDQRDIISAIEMAKNGTIEYFAELYDEEVSRTANGKSIRAKTIGQRYYIQAMRSKDLIFGIGPAGTGKTYLAVVMAVQALKNGQVKKIILTRPAVEAGESLGFLPGDLKEKVDPYLRPLYDSLHDVLGLEQTNRFIERGTIEIAPLAYMRGRTLDEAFVILDEAQNTTKAQMKMFLTRLGFGSKMIITGDKTQIDLPRGAESGLIAAESILKDVRNIHFQYLESGDVVRHPLVAKIIEAYENQPT from the coding sequence ATGACAGAAAATAACCTGCTAGAATTACATGTGAAAGACCCCAATGAAGCGGTTCAGCTACTTGGGATCTCAGATAATCATTTAACATTAATTGAAGAAGCTTTTGATATTCAAATTATTACTCGTGGTGATGTCATCAAATTATCTGGCTTTGAAGAAGGCAAGCAGATGGGGAAACTATTAATAGAACAATTACTGCAAGTAATCCGCAAAAAAATCAATATCGATCAACGGGATATTATTTCGGCTATTGAAATGGCCAAAAATGGTACCATTGAATACTTTGCTGAACTATATGATGAAGAAGTTTCACGGACCGCGAACGGCAAATCTATCCGTGCAAAAACAATTGGTCAGCGCTACTACATTCAAGCGATGCGTAGTAAAGATTTGATTTTCGGAATTGGTCCTGCTGGAACCGGAAAAACCTACCTTGCTGTCGTTATGGCAGTTCAAGCACTTAAAAATGGCCAAGTAAAGAAAATTATTTTGACACGTCCTGCAGTAGAAGCGGGCGAAAGCCTTGGGTTTCTACCAGGAGACTTAAAAGAAAAAGTAGATCCTTACTTGCGTCCTTTATATGACTCTCTACACGATGTGTTAGGACTTGAACAGACCAATCGCTTTATAGAACGCGGCACGATTGAAATCGCACCTCTCGCTTACATGAGAGGTCGCACATTAGATGAAGCATTTGTTATACTTGATGAAGCACAAAACACGACTAAAGCACAAATGAAAATGTTTTTAACACGTCTTGGGTTTGGTTCAAAAATGATTATTACCGGAGACAAAACTCAAATCGATTTGCCTCGTGGTGCGGAATCTGGATTAATCGCAGCAGAATCTATTTTGAAAGATGTTCGCAATATTCATTTTCAATATCTTGAAAGTGGAGACGTTGTGCGTCACCCATTAGTGGCTAAAATTATTGAAGCTTACGAAAATCAACCAACGTAA
- the floA gene encoding flotillin-like protein FloA (flotillin-like protein involved in membrane lipid rafts) — protein sequence MGIETLGLGAAIIGIIVLLAIFFTFVPITLWVSAIAAGVKISIFTLIGMRLRRVIPSRIVNPLIKASKAGLTVTINQLESHYLAGGNVDRVVNALIAAHRANIELPFERAAAIDLAGRDVLEAVQMSVNPKVIETPFIAGVAMDGIEVKAKARITVRANIDRLVGGAGEETIVARVGEGIVSTLGSSTSHKKVLENPDLISQTVLSKGLDSGTAFEILSIDIADVDIGKNIGAELQTEQAEADKKIAQAKAEERRAMAVASEQEMKAKVVEMRAKVVEAEAAVPLAMSEALRSGNIGVMDYVNYKNVQADTGMRESISKSSTEKSNDN from the coding sequence ATGGGAATCGAAACACTTGGTTTAGGTGCAGCGATAATTGGGATTATCGTTCTGTTAGCAATTTTCTTCACATTCGTGCCCATTACGCTTTGGGTATCGGCGATAGCAGCAGGAGTTAAAATTAGTATTTTCACACTAATTGGAATGAGATTACGTCGTGTTATCCCATCGCGTATTGTGAATCCATTGATCAAAGCATCAAAAGCAGGTTTAACAGTAACAATCAATCAACTAGAAAGTCATTATTTAGCTGGTGGTAACGTTGACCGTGTCGTTAATGCGTTGATTGCGGCACATCGTGCAAATATCGAATTGCCGTTTGAACGTGCAGCAGCGATTGACCTTGCGGGTCGTGACGTATTAGAAGCAGTTCAAATGTCGGTTAATCCGAAAGTTATTGAAACACCATTTATTGCAGGTGTGGCGATGGACGGAATCGAAGTTAAAGCAAAAGCTCGAATCACGGTTCGTGCAAATATTGACCGTTTAGTCGGGGGTGCAGGAGAAGAAACAATCGTTGCCCGTGTAGGTGAAGGGATTGTCTCTACTTTAGGTTCGAGCACTAGTCATAAAAAAGTTCTAGAAAATCCGGACTTGATTTCTCAAACCGTTTTATCTAAAGGCCTAGATTCTGGAACAGCGTTTGAAATTCTGTCGATTGATATTGCAGACGTTGATATTGGTAAAAACATTGGCGCAGAGTTGCAGACAGAGCAAGCAGAAGCAGACAAGAAAATTGCTCAAGCGAAAGCAGAAGAGCGTCGTGCAATGGCTGTAGCAAGTGAACAAGAAATGAAAGCCAAAGTTGTTGAAATGAGAGCGAAAGTTGTTGAAGCGGAAGCAGCTGTTCCTTTAGCAATGTCTGAAGCACTTCGCAGCGGAAACATTGGCGTTATGGATTACGTGAATTATAAAAACGTTCAGGCGGATACGGGTATGCGCGAGTCCATCTCAAAATCAAGTACAGAAAAATCCAACGATAACTAA